The Pseudodesulfovibrio cashew genomic sequence CGCCCGCTACGAGATGGGCGACTACAACTTCTGGCTGACGGCGCACATCCTGACCGGTGAAATCTGGCTGCTCAGCCTGCCCTTCACCAAGCTCAGCCACGCCATCCTGTTCTTCATGTCCCGCATGCAGCTGGGCATGGACTACGGCATCAAGCGCGGCGGCATGAAGGGCTCCGACATGGCCTGGTAACCGGGCGATACTGCCAAAGAATGGAGAAGCACAATGCCTGAAGGAAAATTCTGCAACAAGACGCCCATCACCACCGAAGAGCAGCTCAAGGCCACTCTCGGGGATAAGGGCGGCAAGCAATACTACGAAGAAATGAACCACCTGGACGTGGATTCTGAGAAGCTCTGGGGAGCCATTCAGAAGACCATGAAGTCCAGGACCAAAACCTGGTTGGAAATCTGCGCTCACTGCGGCCTCTGCGCCGAGTCCTGCTTCCTCTACCAGGTCAACGGACGGGTGCCCGAACAGGTGCCTTCCTACAAGATCCAGTCCACGCTCGGCCAGATGGTCAAGAAGAAGGGCAAGGTCGACAACGAGTTCATGCAGATGTGCATGGAGACCGCCTGGTCCAAGTGCACCTGCTGCAATCGTTGCGGCATGTACTGCCCCCACGGCATCGACATGGGCGTCATGTTCAGCTACCTGCGCGGCCTGCTCTACTCCCAGGGCTTCGTGCCGTGGGAGCTGAAGATCGGCGCGGGCATGCACCGCGTCTACCGCGCCCAGATGGACGTCACCATGGAAGACTGGGTCGAGACCTGCGAGTGGATGGCCGAGGAGACCGAGGAAGAATGGCCCGGTCTGGAAATCCCCGTGGACAAGGAAGACGCTGACATCATGTACACCTGCAACGCCCGTGAGCCCAAGCACTACCCGGAAGATATCGCCGAAGCGGCCATTCTCTTCCACGTGGCGGGCGAGAACTGGACCGTGCCTTCCGAGGGCTGGGAGCAGACCTCCCTGTCCATGTTCGCCGGTGACTGGGAATGCTGCAAGGACAACGTCGTCAACGTCTACAGCGCCATCGAGCGGCTGCGTCCCAAGCGGGCCATCGGCACCGAGTGCGGTCACGCGCACCGCGCCACCGTCATCGAGGGCCCGTACTGGGCCGGACGTGAGGATGGACAGCCCCCGGCACCGTATATCCACTACGTCGAATGGCTGGCCGAGGCCCTGCGCACCGGCAAGCTCAAGATTGACCCGGCCAAGCGGATCAAAGAGCCCGTCACGCTGCAGGACTCCTGCAACTACGTGCGTAACCAGGGCCTCAAGGACGTGACGCGCGAGATCATCAGCTACATCGTCGAGCCCGGCTACTTCGTGGAGATGGCCCCCAACAAGGAGCACAACTACTGCTGCGGCGGTGGTGGCGGCTTCAACGGCATCGGCCTGTACCGCGAGCAGCGCAACGTGGCCCTGCGCAAGAAGAAGCAGCAGATCCTCGATACCGGCTGCAAGCTGGTCATCGCGCCCTGCCACAACTGCTGGGACGCCATCCGGGACCTGGAAGAAGAGTACGAGATCGGTATCCGCTGGTCCTTCCTCAAGCCGCTGGTCATCGGCATGCTCGACGTGCCGGAGCACCTGCTGCCCAAAGACGAGTAACCATGGCCGGCCGCCTTCGGGCGGCTGAGAGTCAAACCTTCGAGGTGAGATATGTTCAAGAAGATTCTTTTGGCAACCAGCGGTGCTCCGTCCACCTTCGGTGCCGCCCGCGTCGCCTTTGACATGGCCAAACGCTACGGGGCCGAAGTCGTGGTTCTCAACGTCATGGGCGTGCCCACCAAGGCCTTTTCCCAGGTCGTCAACGACGTCCGTACCGGAGAAGAGGTCGAGGTCGACGACGAGTACCGGTCCTGGGTCGAGGAGGAGCTCAAGACCACGTTCGAGAAGCAGTTCGAGACCGTGGAATTCTCCAAGCTCGTGCTGACCACCGGCGTTCCGCACCGTGAAATCCTGCGCTGCGCCCGCGACGAGGACGTGGATATGATCGTCATGGGCGCCAGCTCCGGCGATTCCAATGTCTACCGCAAGGGGTATCCCGGCTCCACACTGCAGCGCGTGGCCAAGGCCGCCCGCTGCCCGGTGATGACCGTGCACCGCGAGACCGCGTCCTACTGGGGCGGTTTCAGCAACATCGTCTTCGCCACCGACTTCTCCAAGCAGGCGGCAAGCGCATTCAAGTTCTCGCTGAACGCCGCCAAGGAGCTCGATAGCGACCTGACCATCCTGCACGCCCTGGACATCAGCGGCAAGGTGCTGGATCAGAACGAGATCGAGGACCGGCTTATCGCTGCCCGCGAGCGCATCCGGGGTACCTACGACCTGGGCGACTTCAAGAATTGCGACATCGAGGTTTGGGAAGGTGTTCCCTACGTTGAAATAGTCAAGATGGCACGCGAACGGTCCGCCGACCTCATCGTCATGGCGCACCACATCCGCGAGCTGGACCCGGAAAAGGCGCGGATCGGCTCCACCATGGAGCAGGTCATCCTGCGCGCCGGCTGTCCGGTGATCAGCGTGTCCAAGCCTGACAAGGTATAGAGAGCGATAACGCGTCAACGTGCCCGGTGAGGGCCGGGCACATAATATTAATGCCGCGACCGGCCTTGGCGGGAGCGGTCGCGGCATAGTCAAGAATCACCGTGTGATTCATGTCTACCAGGAGGGTTATTATGTCCAAGAAGATTCTTATCATCGACGACGACAAGGAAATCCGCTCGTATTTGTCCGAACTGCTCGGCGACAACGGGTATGAGACCGTGACCGCCAACGACGGTTCCGAGGCCGTGGAGATCGCCAAGCGGGAAAAGCCGGATCTCGTTACGCTGGACCTGGAGATGCCCAACGAATGGGGCCCCCGGTTCTACCGCAAAATGACCCAGGACGAAGAGCTGAAGCGTACGCCCGTGGTGGTCATCAGCGGCCTCAACGCGATCAAATACGCTATTCCCAAGGCGGTAGCAAGCCTTACGAAGCCTTTCGAACCGGCTCAATTGCTGAAAATTGTCAAGGACACCATTGGATAGCCAATCGGTTTGGGGTTGATTCATACCGGTCCGCGCGCCGCGAGGCGTGCGGGCCAACTTTTCAGACTTGGACAAGCGCGCGGCTTGAGTATACGTTGCACGGGTTGAGGGGGTTCGCCCCCGGCACCGAGAACACAGGTAGGGCAGATGCCGAAGAAAATCATGGTGGTGGATGACGATCCGGATATCGTCGACTACCTCGTCAACGTATTCGAAGATCACGGTTATGAGACCTGCCGCGCGTCGGACGGGATTTCGGCGTACGATGTGGCCCTGGCAGAGAAGCCGGACCTCATCACGCTGGATATCGAGATGCCCCACGAGTGGGGGCCCCGGTTTTACCGCCGGTTGACGAGTGAGGAGGAGTTCTCCGACATCCCGGTGATAGTCATCAGCGGGCTGTCCGGGATTCATCTGGCCATCCGCAGGGCAGTGGCGACCATCAAGAAGCCGTTTGACCCCGCCGATGTGATCCAGATAGTGCGAGAGGCCCTGGGCGAATAGCCCGGGCCGGTGAACCTTGCGATTTGCGGAAGCCGTGCCGCCTACGGGGGCGAGGCCGGCAATCCGCTGAAGGTGCCTTTGGGGGTAAGATGGGGTTCAGCAAGTTGATGCTCGTGGATGACGAGGAGGGTGTCCGGCGTTTTCTGGGGCTCTCTCTCATGGACATGGGATACCAGGTGGAGACTGCCGGTGACGGCGAGTCCGCCCTGGCCCTGTTCGAGACATTTCGTCCGCAGGTCGTATTCACAGACATCAAGATGCCTGTCATGGACGGCATCGAGCTGCTTCGGCGGATCAAGGCCGATTCTCCTGACACCGAAGTGATCATGATCACCGGCCACGGTGACATGGACATGGCCATCGAGTCCCTCAAGCATGGGGCCTCGGACTTCATCACCAAGCCCATCAATAACGACGTGCTGGAAATCTCCCTGGATCGCGCCAGGGAGCGGTTTTCCATGCGCATGCAGCTCCGCGAGTATACCGAAAATCTCGAACGGCTCGTGGAGGAGAAAACCAGCCGCATCATCGAGCTGGAACGCCAGAACGCCGCATGCCAGGTCGTCCAGGGGCTCTCCTCGGCCCTGTCCAGCGCCGCCCAGGAGGTCGAGACCGGTTCCGGCCTGTTCAACGAGCTTCCCTGTCTGGTCTCCATTCACAACCGCTATCTGGAGATCGTGGCCCACAACAAGCTCTTCGAGGAGCGACTGGGCAACCACGTGGGCTCCAACAGCTTTGATATCTATTCCGACCGCAACTCTCCGGGCAACGCCTGCCCGGTGCAGAAGACCTTCGAGACGGGCAAGGGCCAGCGCTCCAAGGAAAATTTCCTCTCCAGGGACGGGGACGAGATCCCGGTCACGGTCTACACCGCTCCCATCCCGGACAAGGATGGCAACATCGAGCTGGTGCTCGACATCTCCGTGGACATGACCGAGCTCAAGCGTCTCGAAGACGAATTGCTCACGGCCCAGTACAAGTACCAGCGTCTCTTCGATGACGCTCCCTGCTACATTACCGTACAGAATCCGGACCTGACCATTGCCGAGGCGAACCGGAAGTTCGTCAGGGACTTTGGCGATGTGGCCGGAAAATTCTGCTTCGACACCTACAAGCACCGCGAGAACCCCTGTCCGGATTGCCTGGTGGCCAAGACCCTCAAGGACGGCGAGCCCCGGCAGCGGGAGACCGTGGTCACCACCCTGACCGGCGAGCAGAAGAACATGCTGGTCCAGTCCGCGCCCATTTACGACGCCTCGGGCCGGGTTATCCAGGCCATGGAGCTGTCGACGGACATCACCGAAATCCGCAAGTTGCAGGATCACCTGACTTCCCTGGGTATCATGCTCGGTTCCATGTCCCACGGCGTCAAGGGCATGCTTACCTCGCTTGATGGAGGCATCTACCGGTTGGAGTCCGGGCTGCGCAAGGGAGACGAGCAGCGCGTGCAGGACGCCACCAAGACGCTGAAGTCCATGATCGGTCGCGTCAAGAAGATGGTCCTGGACATTTTGTACTACGCCAAGTCCCGCGAGCTGGAGACCGAAAGCGTGGACGCCAGCGTCTTCCTGCGGGATACGGCGGAGATCGGTGGGGCCAAGGCGGAGGTGTCGGGCGTGGAGTTCGTCTGCGACGTGCCCGACGGGCTTGGTGACATCCAGGCCGACACCGCGGCCCTCTCCGCGGCGCTGGTCAATTTCCTGGAAAACGGAGTGGATGCCTGCGACGGTCGCGGTGTTGACGGCGGTGGCCGCCTGGAGTTCTCGGCCCGGCGGGAGAACGGCAACCTGGTCATCACGGTCGCGGATAATGGCATGGGCATGGACCAGGAGACGAAGGATAAGATCTTCACCCTGTTCTTCTCCTCCAAGGGCAAGCGAGGCACCGGCATCGGATTGTTCATCTCCAACCAGACCATCGAACGGCACGGCGGGACCATTCGAGTGGATTCGTCGCCGGACACGGGGTCGATTTTCACCATAATTCTGCCTGACCGGCTCAGTTGAGCCTT encodes the following:
- the hmcF gene encoding sulfate respiration complex iron-sulfur protein HmcF, producing MPEGKFCNKTPITTEEQLKATLGDKGGKQYYEEMNHLDVDSEKLWGAIQKTMKSRTKTWLEICAHCGLCAESCFLYQVNGRVPEQVPSYKIQSTLGQMVKKKGKVDNEFMQMCMETAWSKCTCCNRCGMYCPHGIDMGVMFSYLRGLLYSQGFVPWELKIGAGMHRVYRAQMDVTMEDWVETCEWMAEETEEEWPGLEIPVDKEDADIMYTCNAREPKHYPEDIAEAAILFHVAGENWTVPSEGWEQTSLSMFAGDWECCKDNVVNVYSAIERLRPKRAIGTECGHAHRATVIEGPYWAGREDGQPPAPYIHYVEWLAEALRTGKLKIDPAKRIKEPVTLQDSCNYVRNQGLKDVTREIISYIVEPGYFVEMAPNKEHNYCCGGGGGFNGIGLYREQRNVALRKKKQQILDTGCKLVIAPCHNCWDAIRDLEEEYEIGIRWSFLKPLVIGMLDVPEHLLPKDE
- a CDS encoding universal stress protein; this encodes MFKKILLATSGAPSTFGAARVAFDMAKRYGAEVVVLNVMGVPTKAFSQVVNDVRTGEEVEVDDEYRSWVEEELKTTFEKQFETVEFSKLVLTTGVPHREILRCARDEDVDMIVMGASSGDSNVYRKGYPGSTLQRVAKAARCPVMTVHRETASYWGGFSNIVFATDFSKQAASAFKFSLNAAKELDSDLTILHALDISGKVLDQNEIEDRLIAARERIRGTYDLGDFKNCDIEVWEGVPYVEIVKMARERSADLIVMAHHIRELDPEKARIGSTMEQVILRAGCPVISVSKPDKV
- the divK gene encoding DVU0259 family response regulator domain-containing protein; translation: MSKKILIIDDDKEIRSYLSELLGDNGYETVTANDGSEAVEIAKREKPDLVTLDLEMPNEWGPRFYRKMTQDEELKRTPVVVISGLNAIKYAIPKAVASLTKPFEPAQLLKIVKDTIG
- the divK gene encoding DVU0259 family response regulator domain-containing protein → MPKKIMVVDDDPDIVDYLVNVFEDHGYETCRASDGISAYDVALAEKPDLITLDIEMPHEWGPRFYRRLTSEEEFSDIPVIVISGLSGIHLAIRRAVATIKKPFDPADVIQIVREALGE
- a CDS encoding response regulator, producing the protein MGFSKLMLVDDEEGVRRFLGLSLMDMGYQVETAGDGESALALFETFRPQVVFTDIKMPVMDGIELLRRIKADSPDTEVIMITGHGDMDMAIESLKHGASDFITKPINNDVLEISLDRARERFSMRMQLREYTENLERLVEEKTSRIIELERQNAACQVVQGLSSALSSAAQEVETGSGLFNELPCLVSIHNRYLEIVAHNKLFEERLGNHVGSNSFDIYSDRNSPGNACPVQKTFETGKGQRSKENFLSRDGDEIPVTVYTAPIPDKDGNIELVLDISVDMTELKRLEDELLTAQYKYQRLFDDAPCYITVQNPDLTIAEANRKFVRDFGDVAGKFCFDTYKHRENPCPDCLVAKTLKDGEPRQRETVVTTLTGEQKNMLVQSAPIYDASGRVIQAMELSTDITEIRKLQDHLTSLGIMLGSMSHGVKGMLTSLDGGIYRLESGLRKGDEQRVQDATKTLKSMIGRVKKMVLDILYYAKSRELETESVDASVFLRDTAEIGGAKAEVSGVEFVCDVPDGLGDIQADTAALSAALVNFLENGVDACDGRGVDGGGRLEFSARRENGNLVITVADNGMGMDQETKDKIFTLFFSSKGKRGTGIGLFISNQTIERHGGTIRVDSSPDTGSIFTIILPDRLS